A genomic window from Chitinophaga pollutisoli includes:
- a CDS encoding ribonuclease H-like YkuK family protein has translation MKWRRFNGEPIHLPIKEEVRRAIVRETGRGHRLKVCIGTDSQVKGLETEFATVIVFLREGHGGFMFIHNEKTRDVYSIKERMLVEVARSIEIAYELCDLFTDYDVDMEVHADINTNPQFKSNLALREAMGYILGMGFAFKAKPEAFASSSCANKIVN, from the coding sequence ATGAAATGGAGAAGATTCAATGGTGAGCCTATTCACCTGCCCATCAAGGAGGAAGTGCGGCGTGCCATCGTCCGGGAAACCGGGCGCGGGCACCGGTTAAAGGTTTGCATCGGCACCGATTCGCAGGTCAAGGGCCTGGAAACGGAATTCGCCACCGTCATCGTTTTCCTGCGCGAAGGGCACGGCGGATTCATGTTCATTCACAACGAAAAAACACGGGACGTTTACTCCATCAAGGAGCGGATGCTCGTGGAAGTAGCACGCAGCATCGAGATCGCTTACGAATTATGCGACCTGTTCACCGATTATGATGTGGACATGGAAGTACACGCGGACATCAACACCAATCCGCAATTCAAGAGCAACCTCGCCCTGCGCGAAGCCATGGGCTACATCCTCGGGATGGGCTTTGCCTTCAAAGCCAAACCTGAAGCGTTCGCCAGCAGCTCCTGCGCCAACAAGATCGTGAATTAG
- the ubiE gene encoding bifunctional demethylmenaquinone methyltransferase/2-methoxy-6-polyprenyl-1,4-benzoquinol methylase UbiE: MTSKDVQKVVPFEGSKLSKKEQMASMFNDIAGRYDFMNHFMSLGIDVWWRKVALRKLKPLAPKTLLDVATGTGDVAIMAQKMLHPDQITGIDISEGMLEIGREKVAKAGFSDKITLQTGDSETISFPDATFDAITAAFGVRNFENLEKGLGEMCRVLKPGGMAVILEFSNPTAFPVKQLYNFYFRYITPAIGKLVARNKAAYSYLPSSVKEMPQGQEMCDILKKVGFQDVTCKTLTFGICSVYCATR, from the coding sequence ATGACGAGCAAAGACGTACAGAAAGTGGTTCCTTTTGAAGGGTCAAAATTAAGCAAGAAGGAGCAGATGGCCAGCATGTTCAATGATATTGCAGGCCGCTACGATTTCATGAACCATTTTATGAGCCTCGGGATCGACGTCTGGTGGCGGAAAGTGGCCCTCCGGAAACTGAAGCCCCTGGCTCCCAAAACTTTGCTCGACGTAGCCACGGGCACCGGCGACGTGGCCATTATGGCCCAAAAGATGCTTCATCCTGACCAAATCACCGGTATCGACATCTCCGAAGGCATGCTCGAAATCGGCCGGGAAAAAGTAGCGAAAGCCGGATTCAGCGATAAAATCACGCTTCAGACCGGCGACTCCGAAACAATAAGTTTTCCCGATGCAACGTTTGATGCCATAACGGCGGCTTTCGGCGTCCGGAACTTCGAGAACCTGGAAAAAGGCCTCGGCGAAATGTGCCGGGTGCTAAAACCCGGCGGCATGGCCGTTATCCTCGAATTCTCCAACCCGACAGCTTTTCCCGTCAAACAATTATATAATTTTTATTTTCGTTATATTACGCCTGCGATCGGCAAATTGGTGGCCCGCAACAAAGCGGCCTATTCCTATCTGCCCAGTTCAGTGAAAGAGATGCCGCAAGGCCAGGAGATGTGTGATATCCTTAAAAAAGTTGGTTTTCAAGACGTTACATGCAAAACGCTTACTTTCGGGATTTGTTCCGTTTACTGCGCCACCCGCTAG
- a CDS encoding MutS-related protein, which translates to MELDKTTYLDLSIFNREDEYSLFHKMDFTTTAGGREYLRKLFGQPLKDIAFIHNRQQMLRYLLENGKAWPKAISNGTIVVVENYLNADIEPISSSGGLALYINTIVTKTIYAPDFGFIKFSFEQLINLIRGFQSLTEDIDIESAPTNLRMLLERARVLINKDEFHTIVELDNDGALNSREILRYDRAIRKKYKKVLWELTEIYTQLDAYQSMAQAILRFRLNFPEFTEEVKPHISIKQLYHLILPQPVAYDVSMDPDRGFIFLTGANMAGKTTFIKAVGISVFLAHLGMGVPAQSMQLSFFHGILSNIDVKDNIFKGESYFYNEVQRIKNTIIKISDGKNWLILIDEMFKGTNVEDAKNCSLAVIRGLLQNRRCLYILSTHLYEIAEELQREPKIIFKYFQSEVIDDNLHFTYELRDGIAKEKIGYLILRKEKVIELLNNMKMD; encoded by the coding sequence ATGGAGCTGGACAAAACAACGTACCTCGACCTCTCGATCTTCAACCGTGAAGACGAATATTCCCTGTTTCACAAAATGGATTTCACCACCACCGCCGGTGGGCGGGAATACCTGCGCAAGCTTTTCGGCCAGCCGTTGAAAGACATCGCTTTCATCCACAACCGCCAGCAGATGCTCCGCTACCTGCTGGAAAACGGAAAAGCCTGGCCCAAAGCCATCAGCAACGGCACTATCGTGGTGGTGGAGAATTACCTGAATGCGGATATAGAACCGATTTCGAGCAGCGGCGGGCTGGCGTTGTATATCAACACCATCGTCACCAAAACGATCTACGCGCCTGACTTTGGTTTCATCAAATTTTCCTTCGAGCAGCTCATCAACCTCATCCGCGGATTCCAGTCGCTGACGGAAGACATAGACATCGAATCGGCGCCCACCAACCTCCGGATGTTGCTGGAACGGGCGCGCGTGCTCATCAACAAAGACGAATTCCATACGATCGTTGAGCTCGACAACGACGGTGCGCTCAACTCCCGCGAGATCCTCCGGTACGATCGCGCCATCCGCAAGAAATACAAGAAAGTGCTTTGGGAGCTCACCGAAATATACACCCAGCTGGACGCATACCAGAGCATGGCGCAGGCGATCCTCCGCTTCCGGCTGAACTTCCCGGAGTTTACGGAAGAAGTGAAACCGCATATCTCCATCAAACAACTCTATCACCTGATCCTCCCACAACCGGTAGCCTACGACGTTTCGATGGACCCGGACAGAGGGTTTATATTCCTCACGGGGGCTAATATGGCGGGCAAGACCACCTTCATCAAGGCGGTGGGGATTTCCGTGTTCCTGGCGCACCTGGGCATGGGGGTACCGGCGCAATCCATGCAGCTGAGTTTCTTCCACGGCATCCTTTCCAACATCGATGTTAAAGACAACATCTTCAAAGGCGAAAGTTATTTCTACAACGAAGTGCAGCGCATCAAAAACACCATCATCAAAATCAGCGACGGTAAAAACTGGCTCATCCTGATCGATGAAATGTTTAAAGGCACGAACGTGGAAGATGCGAAAAACTGTTCCCTTGCGGTGATCCGCGGATTGCTGCAGAACCGGCGCTGTCTCTACATTCTATCCACACACCTGTATGAAATCGCGGAAGAATTGCAGCGCGAGCCGAAGATCATTTTCAAATATTTCCAGTCGGAAGTGATCGACGACAACCTGCATTTCACTTACGAATTGCGTGACGGGATTGCGAAAGAAAAAATCGGGTACCTGATCCTGCGCAAGGAAAAAGTAATTGAGTTGCTGAACAACATGAAGATGGATTAA
- a CDS encoding porin family protein has protein sequence MFRLLRHPLALAVFLLGTLPARAQLNMEEHDSKPYYFGITLAVNQSHLRLTHSDIFLHQDSIMVAEPLKTIGFNVGLLANLRFNHRFDLRFNPQLFFANKNLSYKENYPERVTEKKVESITASFPLQIKFKSDRIGNLRVYTIAGMKLDYDLASNKGLRRAEDLVKINKTAYGYELGAGFEIYFPSFIFTPEFKISNGLNDVHVKDPNLRYSRVIDQLNTRTIVFSIHLQG, from the coding sequence TTGTTCCGTTTACTGCGCCACCCGCTAGCGCTGGCCGTCTTCCTCCTGGGAACCCTCCCGGCAAGGGCGCAGCTCAATATGGAGGAGCACGACAGCAAACCCTATTATTTCGGAATCACCCTGGCCGTCAACCAGAGCCACCTGCGCCTCACGCACAGCGATATCTTCCTGCATCAGGATTCCATCATGGTTGCCGAACCGCTTAAAACCATTGGTTTCAACGTAGGCCTGCTGGCCAACCTGCGGTTCAACCACCGGTTCGACCTCCGCTTCAACCCGCAGCTGTTCTTTGCCAATAAAAACCTATCCTACAAAGAGAATTACCCCGAACGGGTGACCGAAAAGAAAGTGGAATCCATCACCGCCTCTTTCCCCCTCCAGATCAAATTCAAATCCGACCGCATCGGCAACCTCCGCGTATACACGATCGCCGGCATGAAACTGGATTACGACCTCGCTTCCAATAAAGGGCTCCGCCGCGCGGAAGACCTCGTAAAAATCAACAAAACCGCCTACGGATACGAACTCGGCGCAGGGTTCGAAATCTACTTCCCTTCCTTCATCTTCACCCCGGAATTCAAAATCAGCAACGGCTTGAACGACGTGCACGTTAAAGATCCCAATCTCCGGTATTCCCGCGTCATCGACCAGCTCAACACCCGCACCATCGTGTTTTCCATCCACCTGCAAGGGTAA
- the yihA gene encoding ribosome biogenesis GTP-binding protein YihA/YsxC encodes MVIKSAEYLISNVDWQKCPVADKPEYAFIGRSNVGKSSLINLLTSREKLAKTSGTPGKTQLINHFLINNQWYLVDLPGYGFAKVSQGQRKAWERMIEDYLRKRPNLMNVFVLVDSRHTPQKLDIDFINQLGEWNIPFQIVFTKADKNTQLETSRNTKAFLNKLRETWQFLPASYVTSTVKKSGRDQILAFIEEMNARFQGIA; translated from the coding sequence ATGGTGATCAAATCTGCAGAATACCTCATCAGCAACGTCGACTGGCAAAAATGCCCCGTGGCCGACAAACCGGAATATGCTTTTATCGGCCGTTCCAACGTCGGGAAGTCGAGCCTGATCAACTTGCTGACCAGCAGGGAAAAACTCGCGAAAACCTCCGGTACGCCGGGTAAAACGCAGTTGATCAACCACTTCCTGATCAATAATCAATGGTATTTGGTGGATTTGCCGGGGTATGGCTTCGCGAAAGTGTCGCAGGGCCAGCGGAAAGCATGGGAGCGGATGATCGAGGATTATCTCCGCAAAAGGCCCAATCTCATGAATGTGTTTGTGCTGGTCGACAGCCGTCATACGCCGCAGAAACTCGATATTGATTTCATCAACCAGTTGGGGGAGTGGAACATCCCGTTCCAGATCGTGTTCACGAAGGCAGACAAAAATACGCAGCTGGAAACCAGCCGTAATACGAAAGCGTTCCTCAACAAGCTGCGCGAGACCTGGCAGTTCCTGCCCGCAAGCTATGTTACATCAACGGTTAAAAAGTCGGGCCGCGATCAGATCCTGGCGTTTATCGAGGAAATGAACGCCCGTTTCCAGGGCATCGCCTAA
- a CDS encoding YifB family Mg chelatase-like AAA ATPase yields MLVSVFGSAIHGVDAITITIEVNVGQGTRFCLVGLPDNAVKESEYRIETVIKNIGYRMPRLRTVVNMAPADIRKAGAAYDLPIALGILAASEQAVFRHAIETFVIMGELGLDGTLRPVRGALAMAMRARQEGFSGMILPRQNALEAAMVEGISVYGMAHLNEVLAFLEGREERSPEPPTAYQPGFPEGLDFAEVKGQETIKRAMEIAAAGGHNILLVGPPGAGKTMLARRLPTILPPLTLPEALETTRIHSVAGKLNAADGVLSSRPFRSPHHTISEMAMVGGGSIPQPGEISLAQHGILFLDELPEYRRSVLEVLRQPMEERCVSISRARQALEFPATFQLVASMNPCPCGYFNHPEKPCTCHPGVVRKYLNRISGPLLDRIDLHVEVTPVSPGALADSPVPEASASIRERVMAARERQSMRFGTPTHTERKKQPDAYCNAQMNSGQLEKFCILGPEARQLLSAAMNRLQLSARAYDRILKVARTIADLDASPQIASHHIAGAIQYRTLDRASWGQM; encoded by the coding sequence ATGCTTGTCAGCGTTTTCGGCAGCGCCATTCACGGCGTGGATGCCATTACCATTACAATAGAAGTCAATGTAGGCCAGGGCACGCGTTTTTGTCTGGTGGGCCTGCCGGACAATGCCGTAAAGGAAAGTGAATACCGGATCGAAACGGTGATCAAGAACATTGGTTACCGCATGCCCCGTTTGCGGACGGTGGTAAACATGGCGCCGGCAGATATCCGGAAGGCGGGAGCAGCGTATGATCTGCCGATTGCGTTGGGGATTCTGGCCGCGTCGGAGCAGGCGGTTTTCCGGCATGCGATCGAAACGTTCGTAATTATGGGGGAACTGGGGCTGGATGGAACGTTGCGCCCTGTCCGCGGCGCCCTGGCCATGGCGATGCGCGCCCGGCAGGAGGGTTTCTCCGGCATGATCCTGCCCCGGCAAAATGCATTGGAAGCCGCCATGGTGGAAGGGATCAGCGTGTACGGCATGGCGCACCTGAACGAAGTACTGGCTTTCCTGGAAGGAAGGGAAGAGCGCAGCCCGGAACCCCCAACGGCTTACCAGCCCGGCTTTCCGGAAGGGTTGGATTTTGCGGAAGTGAAAGGGCAGGAAACGATTAAACGGGCGATGGAAATCGCGGCGGCGGGCGGGCATAACATTTTGCTCGTGGGGCCGCCCGGCGCGGGTAAAACGATGCTGGCCCGGCGGTTGCCCACCATTCTTCCGCCGCTCACGTTACCAGAGGCCCTCGAGACCACGCGCATCCATTCCGTGGCGGGCAAGCTGAACGCGGCGGACGGCGTCCTCAGTTCCCGGCCCTTCCGGTCGCCCCATCACACTATCAGCGAAATGGCCATGGTAGGCGGCGGCAGCATTCCCCAGCCAGGGGAAATCTCCCTGGCGCAGCACGGCATCCTCTTCCTCGACGAACTGCCCGAATATCGCCGCTCAGTGCTGGAAGTCCTGCGACAACCCATGGAAGAACGTTGCGTCAGTATTTCAAGAGCGCGCCAGGCGCTGGAGTTCCCCGCCACCTTCCAGCTCGTGGCGAGCATGAACCCCTGCCCCTGCGGGTATTTCAACCACCCCGAAAAACCCTGCACCTGCCATCCGGGCGTTGTCCGCAAATACCTCAACCGCATCTCCGGCCCGCTGCTCGACCGCATCGACCTGCATGTGGAAGTGACGCCCGTGAGCCCCGGCGCATTGGCGGATTCGCCAGTCCCGGAAGCCAGCGCATCCATCCGGGAACGGGTGATGGCGGCGCGGGAACGGCAATCAATGCGCTTCGGCACGCCCACGCATACCGAGCGCAAAAAACAACCCGACGCGTATTGCAACGCGCAAATGAACAGCGGGCAGCTGGAAAAATTCTGCATACTGGGGCCGGAAGCGCGGCAGCTGCTATCCGCGGCGATGAACAGGTTGCAACTGAGCGCCCGGGCATACGACCGGATTTTAAAAGTAGCGCGCACCATCGCCGATCTCGACGCTTCCCCGCAAATAGCATCGCATCACATTGCCGGCGCCATTCAATACCGAACGCTGGACCGCGCCAGCTGGGGCCAGATGTGA
- a CDS encoding dihydroorotase: protein MQNTIIKNISIVNEGTTTVADVLIRNGRIEKIAPQIGETGREIDGTGKHLLPGVIDDQVHFREPGLTHKADIRHEARAAVAGGTTSFMEMPNTKPEAVTQERLEEKYDIAAQTSLANYSFFMGVANDNPDEVLKTNAKKDRVCGVKIFMGSSTGNMLVDNYLTLEKIFGQTELLIATHCEDEKIIRHNMEEFKKAKGDQLTAADHPLIRNEEACFESSLVAIQFAKKHNSRLHILHISTEKELQLFSNMLPLSEKRITAEVCVHHLWFTADDYAQYGNLIKCNPAIKAPHHREALWKGLLDDRLDIIATDHAPHTWDEKQQPYLQAPSGVPLVQHSLLMMLEQVKAGRFTIEQLVRKMSHAPAECFRIRERGFLREGYWADAVIVDLDAASPVSKNNIYYKCGWSPFEGHTFPAAVTHTFVSGHLAYDNGVFNEQQCGQRLLFNA from the coding sequence ATGCAAAACACCATTATCAAGAATATATCCATCGTTAACGAGGGCACCACCACGGTGGCCGACGTCCTCATCCGCAACGGCCGTATCGAAAAAATCGCGCCGCAGATCGGGGAAACCGGCCGCGAGATCGATGGCACCGGCAAACACCTCCTCCCTGGCGTGATCGACGACCAGGTGCATTTCCGCGAACCGGGCCTCACCCACAAGGCCGACATCCGCCACGAAGCCAGGGCCGCCGTTGCCGGGGGCACCACCTCCTTCATGGAAATGCCCAACACCAAACCCGAAGCCGTAACCCAGGAACGCCTCGAAGAGAAATACGATATCGCCGCGCAGACATCCCTGGCCAACTACAGCTTCTTCATGGGCGTGGCCAACGACAACCCGGATGAAGTCCTGAAAACGAATGCGAAAAAAGACCGCGTCTGCGGCGTGAAGATCTTCATGGGATCTTCCACCGGCAACATGCTCGTCGATAATTACCTCACGCTGGAGAAAATTTTCGGGCAAACGGAGCTCCTCATCGCCACGCACTGCGAAGACGAAAAGATCATCCGCCACAACATGGAGGAATTCAAAAAAGCAAAAGGCGACCAGCTCACCGCGGCTGACCATCCGCTGATCCGCAACGAAGAAGCCTGCTTCGAATCTTCGCTCGTGGCTATCCAGTTCGCCAAGAAACATAATTCCCGCCTGCACATCCTGCACATCTCCACCGAGAAGGAACTGCAGCTCTTCAGCAACATGCTGCCCCTGTCCGAAAAGCGCATTACCGCCGAAGTTTGCGTGCACCATCTCTGGTTCACCGCCGATGATTATGCACAATACGGCAACCTCATCAAATGCAATCCCGCCATCAAGGCTCCCCACCACCGCGAAGCACTCTGGAAGGGCCTGCTCGACGACCGGCTGGACATTATCGCCACCGACCACGCGCCCCACACCTGGGACGAAAAGCAGCAGCCGTACCTCCAGGCGCCCTCCGGCGTTCCGCTCGTGCAGCATAGCCTGCTTATGATGCTGGAACAGGTAAAGGCCGGCCGTTTCACGATCGAACAGCTGGTCCGCAAAATGAGCCACGCACCGGCGGAATGTTTCCGCATCCGGGAACGCGGCTTTCTGCGCGAAGGATATTGGGCAGACGCCGTGATCGTGGACCTGGACGCAGCATCCCCCGTCTCCAAAAACAATATTTACTACAAATGCGGCTGGAGCCCCTTCGAAGGACATACTTTCCCCGCCGCCGTGACCCATACTTTCGTAAGCGGACACCTCGCTTATGACAACGGCGTATTCAACGAACAGCAATGCGGCCAACGGTTGTTATTCAACGCCTGA